The Bradyrhizobium sp. CCBAU 051011 DNA segment CGATCACAAGCCGTGCTCAGCAGGCCGGAACAGGAGTCCAGCCCGGTCGTGACGGCAGGCAGCACGATGGTCGAGAGGATGACGGGCATTTGTAGTCCAATGTTCTTGGGGCCATGCAGTGCAACCTGGCGATTTTCGTCACGGCCGGCTGACGGGGGCTCCGCCCAACCGCCTCAATGATCCGCCGGCTCCGGGATCATCCACGAGGAAATCGTCTGCCAGGCGCCATCGCTCGACTTGCGCTGGTACGCGACGAAGTCGGCATCGTCGCCGTGCTGGATCTCGTAACGATAGGATTCGAAAGGTCTTGTCATTGAACTCTCCTTACAGTTTTCGAGGACCGGCTTCACGCGCCGTCGTCCATGAAGATCTGCCGGATACGCGACCCCGTGTAGTGGTCGTCCGTGGAAACGGTCCTTCCGGGCAGCGGAAGGTCGTTTGAAAGGGACGTCCGTGCGCGCGACCTGCCGGGGATCGATGCTGCCTTCCGAATTCCGGGGCGCTATGGCAAAATCGGAAGACGTTCTTCCAAATATCGGAAGGGGGATGCAATGGATCGCCTCGAAGCGATGTCGACCTTTCTGACCGTGGTCGAGCAGGGCAGCTTGTCCGCGGCGGCGCGGCGATTGAAAACACCGCTCACAACAGTCAGCCGCAACGTATCCGAGCTTGAGTCTCACCTGCGGACGAAGCTCTTCAACCGATCGAGCCGGCAGCTCGTGCTGACGGATACAGGCACTTCTTACGTTGCGGCCTGCAAGCGCATTCTCGCTGATGTGACCGAAGCCGAGCGTACAGCGTCCGGTGAATATACCGCACCGACCGGCGAGCTGGCGGTGACGACCCCATTGGGCCTTGGGCGCGTCATTCTTATGCCGATCATTGCGGACTTCCTCAAGACCTATCCAGATATCAAAGTTAGAATGATCCCCACCGATCAGAAGCTAAGTCTGGCTCAGGAGCAAATCGATGTCGCGGTGCGCATCGGCGAGTTGCCGGATTCGAGCTTGATTGCGTTGCGGCTCGGCAGGACGCGCCGAGTAGCGTGCGCCAGTCCCGCCTATCTGGCGGCTCGTGGAACGCCTCGCACGCCGGAAGAATTGGTCGGACATGATTGCATCAGTTATCCCGGCTTCTCGCCACCCGATGTCTGGACATTCGTCAAAGGCAGGGCGACCATAGCGGCGCCGGTGCATACGCGACTCATCGTCGGCAGCGCTGAAGCGGCTTGTGCCGCGGCCCGGGCTGGTATCGGAATTTCCATAGCCTTTGCTTATCAAATCGAGGCTGCTCCCGAAGAAAGAGCATTGACAACCGTGCTGGATGAATTCCAGCCGCCGGCAATGCCGGTCAACCTCGTGTATACGGCCAACCGGTTTCTGCCGATCAAAGTACGGGCTTTCCTGGACTTTGCAGCACCGCGGCTGAAGCGAGCCTTCGCGGAGTAGGCCGCGACACTCCGATCTCCGCTGCTCAGAGAATGCGGGCGCTTAGGCGCCAAAAGCGGACCGCGTCTGCACGCAATCTCCGCCCGGGTTCTTCGGCTGGCGGTGTTGGTCCGGATTTCCAAGATTCGGAAGGATGACTTCCGATTTCCCCGCCTGTTGCCTCAGGCCTTTCGCCCCATCTGCCAGCTATGACCCGCCGGAACACGGCAATACAGATGGAGGCGAATATGGGTGAAGTTATCCGATTTATCCCGAAGGCCGAGCGCGAACGACTCCGCCTGATACGAGAAGCCCGCGCGAGATACAACAGCGTCTTCCCGCCGGCCGATTCAGTCCACGATCAGCGCGACGACA contains these protein-coding regions:
- a CDS encoding LysR family transcriptional regulator, producing MDRLEAMSTFLTVVEQGSLSAAARRLKTPLTTVSRNVSELESHLRTKLFNRSSRQLVLTDTGTSYVAACKRILADVTEAERTASGEYTAPTGELAVTTPLGLGRVILMPIIADFLKTYPDIKVRMIPTDQKLSLAQEQIDVAVRIGELPDSSLIALRLGRTRRVACASPAYLAARGTPRTPEELVGHDCISYPGFSPPDVWTFVKGRATIAAPVHTRLIVGSAEAACAAARAGIGISIAFAYQIEAAPEERALTTVLDEFQPPAMPVNLVYTANRFLPIKVRAFLDFAAPRLKRAFAE